A window of Ignicoccus hospitalis KIN4/I contains these coding sequences:
- a CDS encoding LysE family transporter: MRDVILMTLLVTPSGAFSPGLLSASAVAAGAGSGVLGGIAVATGHVLFELPYVFLLTKTLGKVKNVLDKYNKVLALVVFAFALFFAKGLLESPDMPKVTVNDALMAGFVFTAFNAYFLLWWVTVGLPLVEAASLSTTTFVAMYLSHVWMDYVWLAALAALGGSVANFTLINYILAALLMLFAVDVVTKSFFGKGILP, from the coding sequence GTAATATTAATGACATTATTGGTCACGCCGAGCGGGGCCTTCAGTCCGGGCCTCCTCTCAGCCAGCGCGGTGGCGGCGGGAGCGGGTAGCGGCGTCTTAGGGGGGATTGCAGTAGCGACCGGGCACGTACTCTTCGAACTCCCTTACGTCTTCTTGTTAACTAAGACTTTGGGGAAGGTTAAGAATGTCTTAGATAAGTACAATAAAGTCCTAGCTCTGGTGGTTTTCGCCTTCGCGCTGTTCTTCGCAAAAGGACTCTTGGAGAGCCCCGACATGCCGAAGGTTACTGTCAACGATGCTCTGATGGCGGGGTTTGTCTTCACAGCGTTTAACGCCTACTTCTTGTTGTGGTGGGTAACAGTAGGCCTCCCGCTGGTCGAGGCCGCGTCGCTGAGCACAACCACCTTCGTTGCTATGTACTTATCGCACGTGTGGATGGATTACGTCTGGTTAGCTGCGCTGGCGGCTTTGGGTGGCAGCGTGGCCAACTTCACTCTAATAAATTACATACTGGCAGCCTTGTTAATGCTCTTCGCCGTAGACGTAGTCACGAAGAGCTTTTTTGGAAAAGGTATTTTGCCGTGA